One window from the genome of Nicotiana tomentosiformis chromosome 5, ASM39032v3, whole genome shotgun sequence encodes:
- the LOC104111811 gene encoding oxygen-evolving enhancer protein 2-3, chloroplastic: MASTQCFLHHHALSTPARTSLVRGIVPSLKSNQLLVCRAQNKQSAPQQDNVNSVSVSRRLALTLLIGAAAVGSKVSPADAAYGEAANVFGKPKTDTDFQTYNGDGFKLQIPSKWNPNKEVEYPGQVLRFEDNFDATSNVIVAITPTDKKSITDFGSPEQFLSQVDYLLGRQAYSGKTDSEGGFESDAVAIANVLETSTAEVGGKQYYYLSILTRTADGNEGGKHQLVTATVNDGKLYICKAQAGDKRWFKGAKKFVENTATSFSLA, encoded by the exons ATGGCTTCCACTCAATGCTTCTTGCACCATCATGCATTGTCAACTCCAGCTAGAACTTCCTTAGTTAGGGGTATTGTTCCATCACTCAAGTCTAACCAATTATTGGTGTGCCGTGCCCAAAACAAACAGTCTGCACCTCAACAAGATAATGTCAACAGTGTCTCTGTCTCTCGTAGATTGGCTCTCACACTCCTCATTGGTGCTGCTGCCGTTGGTTCCAAGGTTTCCCCTGCTGATGCTGCTTATGGAGAAGCTG CAAATGTTTTTGGGAAGCCAAAGACAGACACGGATTTCCAGACATACAACGGGGATGGATTCAAGCTGCAAATTCCATCCAAATGGAACCCAAACAAGGAAGTAGAGTACCCTGGTCAGGTTCTTAGATTTGAAGACAACTTTGATGCCACCAGCAATGTCATTGTCGCTATCACCCCTACTGACAAGAAGTCCATCACTGACTTTGGTTCCCCTGAACAGTTCCTCTCTCAA GTGGACTATCTGCTAGGAAGACAAGCCTACTCTGGCAAAACTGATTCAGAG GGTGGATTTGAATCTGATGCAGTGGCTATTGCAAACGTATTGGAGACATCTACTGCAGAAGTGGGAGGGAAACAGTATTACTACTTGTCTATATTGACAAGAACTGCTGATGGAAATGAAGGTGGGAAGCACCAGTTGGTCACAGCCACAGTAAATGATGGCAAACTTTACATTTGCAAAGCACAAGCTGGTGACAAGAGATGGTTCAAAGGAGCTAAAAAGTTTGTGGAGAATACTGCCACTTCTTTCAGTCTTGCTTAA